Proteins encoded by one window of Kribbella flavida DSM 17836:
- a CDS encoding VOC family protein encodes MVQRKAFPVLYVGNVRRSIAFYGLLGYEVVYQFPLEGEPHYVGLERGESSLGLADTSWPEAQLGITVGTAPRFELFVYVDDVEAQVELLREAGYQIVQEPANMPWGERQAYAFDPDHNPVALATPI; translated from the coding sequence ATGGTGCAGCGCAAGGCGTTCCCGGTCCTGTACGTCGGCAACGTGCGCCGGTCGATCGCCTTCTACGGCCTGCTCGGCTACGAGGTGGTCTACCAGTTCCCGCTCGAGGGTGAGCCGCACTACGTCGGCCTGGAGCGCGGCGAATCGTCGCTCGGTCTGGCCGACACCAGCTGGCCCGAGGCACAGCTCGGCATCACCGTCGGCACCGCGCCGCGGTTCGAGCTGTTCGTGTACGTCGACGACGTGGAGGCGCAGGTGGAGCTCCTGCGCGAGGCCGGCTACCAGATCGTCCAGGAGCCGGCGAACATGCCGTGGGGCGAACGCCAGGCCTACGCCTTCGACCCCGACCACAACCCGGTCGCCCTCGCCACCCCGATCTGA
- the hemQ gene encoding hydrogen peroxide-dependent heme synthase — MTETPAADQAETTQPAKPKARELNTVIRYTMWSVFKVESPLGDADREELTAELTDLVGKLAADDVVIRGWYDVEGFRADADFLVWWHAPTSDALQTAYHALRRSRLGRHLAPVWSQLALHRPAEFNKSHIPAFLADEEARGYVCVYPFVRSYEWYLLPDEQRRFMLAEHGKMARGYPDVRANTVASFALGDYEWMLAFEADELHRIVDLMRDLRASTARRHVREEVPFYTGKRTELGELVGNLS; from the coding sequence GTGACCGAGACGCCAGCAGCCGATCAGGCCGAGACCACGCAGCCCGCCAAGCCCAAGGCCCGCGAGCTGAACACCGTGATCCGGTACACCATGTGGTCCGTTTTCAAGGTCGAGTCGCCGCTCGGGGACGCCGACCGCGAGGAACTGACCGCCGAGCTGACCGACCTGGTCGGCAAGCTCGCCGCCGACGACGTGGTGATCCGCGGCTGGTACGACGTGGAGGGCTTCCGCGCCGACGCCGACTTCCTGGTCTGGTGGCACGCGCCGACCTCGGACGCGCTGCAGACGGCGTACCACGCGCTGCGCCGGTCGAGGCTCGGTCGGCACCTGGCGCCGGTCTGGTCCCAGCTCGCGCTGCACCGGCCGGCCGAGTTCAACAAGAGCCACATCCCGGCGTTCCTGGCCGACGAGGAGGCCCGCGGCTACGTCTGCGTGTACCCGTTCGTGCGGTCCTACGAGTGGTACCTGCTGCCGGACGAGCAGCGCCGGTTCATGCTGGCCGAGCACGGCAAGATGGCCCGCGGCTACCCCGACGTCCGGGCCAACACGGTCGCGTCGTTCGCGCTCGGCGACTACGAGTGGATGCTGGCCTTCGAGGCCGACGAGCTGCACCGGATCGTCGACCTGATGCGCGACCTGCGCGCCTCGACCGCGCGACGGCACGTGCGCGAGGAGGTCCCGTTCTACACCGGCAAGCGGACCGAGCTCGGCGAGCTGGTCGGCAACCTGTCCTGA